In a genomic window of Methylobacter sp. YRD-M1:
- a CDS encoding response regulator transcription factor yields MMHNKPTTPIVYIVDDEFAVRDSLTILIESTGQPVMSFESAESFLDHYDPEQPSCLLLDVRMPSMSGLDLQEELIKRSIDIPIIFISGHADVPDSAKAFRAGAVDFLEKPFNEEILLSRIEEALSKDAQVREQLREKNKILESLSHLTTREREVLNLIVRSHSNKEAARILDISNRTIDVHRAHIMEKMQAENLAELMVMAMQCDLL; encoded by the coding sequence ATGATGCATAACAAGCCGACGACTCCTATAGTCTATATAGTTGACGATGAATTCGCCGTGCGTGATTCGCTGACGATATTGATCGAATCGACTGGACAGCCTGTGATGAGTTTCGAATCGGCCGAATCCTTTCTGGATCACTATGACCCTGAACAACCGAGTTGCCTGCTTCTGGACGTTAGAATGCCGTCCATGAGCGGGCTGGATCTTCAGGAAGAGCTCATCAAGAGAAGCATAGATATTCCCATTATCTTCATCAGCGGCCACGCGGATGTGCCGGATTCGGCCAAAGCATTCAGAGCCGGAGCCGTCGATTTTCTGGAAAAACCGTTCAATGAAGAAATATTGCTGAGCCGCATTGAAGAAGCCTTGAGCAAAGATGCCCAAGTCAGAGAGCAACTCAGAGAGAAAAACAAGATACTCGAGAGCCTCAGCCATTTAACAACGCGTGAGAGAGAAGTGCTGAACCTGATAGTCAGAAGCCATTCCAACAAAGAAGCCGCTAGAATACTCGATATCAGCAACCGCACCATTGACGTACACAGAGCCCATATCATGGAAAAAATGCAGGCTGAAAATCTGGCCGAATTGATGGTTATGGCAATGCAGTGCGACCTCCTGTAA
- a CDS encoding transcriptional repressor, which yields MSHSLSHDHEKCISEAINMAERLCNNRSVKLTPIRRKVLELIWESHKAVKAYDLLDQIKPLNYSAKPATVYRALDFLMSQGLIHKVESLNAYVGCNCSGRQHEQLLLICDQCHEIEERAAFEVMRALSSEIKQAGFSISYKSIEIHGTCAGCAVSHDQSA from the coding sequence ATGAGCCATTCCCTGTCTCACGATCACGAAAAATGTATTTCCGAAGCCATCAACATGGCCGAGCGGCTTTGCAACAACCGCAGCGTGAAATTGACGCCGATACGCCGCAAAGTGCTGGAGCTAATCTGGGAGAGCCACAAAGCCGTCAAGGCTTATGACCTGCTCGATCAAATCAAGCCTTTGAACTATTCCGCTAAGCCGGCAACTGTCTATCGCGCACTGGATTTTCTGATGAGTCAGGGCCTGATTCATAAAGTGGAAAGCCTTAATGCCTATGTCGGCTGCAATTGCTCAGGCAGACAGCATGAACAGTTACTGCTGATTTGCGATCAATGTCATGAGATTGAAGAGCGCGCCGCATTCGAAGTCATGCGTGCCCTATCATCGGAAATCAAACAGGCCGGTTTTTCCATCAGCTATAAATCGATTGAAATCCATGGCACTTGCGCTGGATGTGCAGTATCCCATGATCAGTCAGCCTGA
- a CDS encoding TonB-dependent receptor: MYKKLILLAASGSLTVPVLAEESSTIELEEVTVTAPLRAESLKTAVPVTILEDDELRMKTGHSIGDTLKDELGISNQSFGPGVGTPVIRGQAGPRVRVLNNGIGSNDASALSPDHATSVEPLLAERIEVLRGPATLLYGSGAIGGAVNVIDNRIPGQMPDKLLGGALEQRFDSTSNETSTTMKLEGGQGNIAYHLDGFFRHRGNLDIGGRAIDTAAVSITDPSLVVVDNPVGHLNNTGAEAISGSAGLSWIGAPGFAGVSINNLNNNYGIAPDGTGEEAVRIALRQDKYDFKSELKDPFRFAKSLRTRFGYTDYQHTEIANGEPGAFYTNRTYEGRLELTHQDLGPLYGSVGFQAQASDFNAIEKLTGESIIPHSQINSYGVFAVESIDVGAVTYQLGARVEQTDIKPDDMNNLSFTPVSASVSAEWKLNEQNNLNLAVTRSSRAPNVQELLTDGFHDATRSFERGNINLTEETSYNLDLGYRFKSDWLRAEFDLFHNWASDYITQQRSGEFVDEDGNPCAIDCVPVLTTRQNDAIFKGYEAKLIFPVMENRRGKLDLTLFSDYTRGQFVNGGDVPRMPPLRYGLQLDYSKQEFSGYLRFTRADEQPHAGDFETSTAGYFLLNVGTNYRIKAYKDAELMLFAKGSNLLDQNIRNSTSYLRNFAPEAGRGAEVGFRLSY, encoded by the coding sequence ATGTACAAAAAATTGATTTTACTGGCGGCATCAGGATCTCTGACTGTTCCCGTGCTTGCCGAAGAATCATCGACTATTGAATTGGAGGAAGTGACCGTCACTGCGCCTTTGCGAGCCGAGTCATTGAAAACAGCGGTTCCTGTAACGATACTGGAAGATGACGAACTACGCATGAAGACCGGCCACAGCATCGGTGACACCTTAAAAGACGAACTGGGCATCAGCAACCAGTCGTTCGGCCCCGGCGTGGGTACACCGGTGATTCGCGGCCAGGCCGGCCCTCGGGTACGGGTTCTGAATAACGGTATTGGCAGTAATGATGCCTCGGCGCTCAGCCCGGATCACGCCACCAGTGTCGAACCGCTTTTGGCGGAACGCATCGAAGTGCTGCGCGGCCCGGCCACTTTGCTTTATGGCAGCGGCGCAATAGGCGGAGCCGTCAACGTCATTGACAATCGTATCCCCGGCCAGATGCCGGATAAGTTATTGGGCGGAGCCTTGGAGCAACGCTTCGACTCCACCTCCAACGAAACCAGCACCACAATGAAGCTGGAAGGCGGACAAGGCAACATTGCCTACCATCTCGACGGTTTTTTCCGCCATCGCGGCAATCTCGATATCGGAGGCCGTGCCATCGATACCGCCGCCGTATCGATTACCGATCCGTCGCTGGTCGTAGTCGACAATCCCGTCGGTCATCTGAACAATACCGGCGCTGAAGCCATCAGCGGCTCGGCCGGTCTGTCCTGGATCGGCGCTCCTGGGTTCGCCGGCGTTTCGATCAACAATCTGAACAACAATTACGGCATCGCGCCGGATGGCACCGGCGAGGAAGCCGTGCGCATCGCCCTCAGGCAGGATAAATACGATTTTAAAAGCGAACTAAAGGACCCGTTCCGCTTTGCCAAGAGCCTGCGCACCCGGTTCGGCTACACCGATTATCAACACACGGAGATAGCCAATGGCGAACCCGGCGCATTTTACACCAATAGAACCTACGAAGGCCGGCTGGAGCTGACTCATCAGGACTTGGGACCGTTGTATGGCTCGGTAGGCTTTCAGGCACAAGCCAGCGACTTTAATGCCATTGAAAAGCTCACCGGCGAGAGCATCATCCCGCATTCCCAGATCAACAGCTATGGCGTGTTTGCGGTGGAATCGATTGACGTTGGAGCAGTAACCTATCAGCTCGGCGCTCGGGTCGAACAAACCGATATCAAGCCGGATGACATGAACAATCTCAGCTTCACGCCGGTCAGTGCCTCGGTCTCGGCAGAGTGGAAACTCAATGAGCAAAACAATCTGAATCTGGCCGTCACCCGTTCCTCCCGTGCACCCAATGTTCAGGAATTGCTGACCGACGGCTTCCATGATGCCACGCGCAGCTTCGAACGCGGCAACATTAATCTGACAGAAGAAACTTCTTACAACCTGGACCTGGGATACCGTTTCAAATCCGACTGGCTGCGCGCCGAATTCGATCTGTTCCACAACTGGGCCAGCGATTACATCACTCAGCAGCGCAGTGGCGAATTCGTCGACGAGGACGGCAATCCTTGTGCCATCGACTGCGTGCCTGTGCTGACCACCCGCCAGAATGATGCGATCTTCAAAGGCTATGAGGCCAAGCTGATTTTCCCGGTGATGGAAAACCGTCGCGGCAAGCTGGATCTGACCTTGTTCAGCGACTACACCCGCGGTCAATTCGTCAATGGCGGCGATGTGCCGCGCATGCCGCCGTTGCGCTATGGCCTGCAGCTAGATTATAGCAAGCAAGAATTTTCCGGTTACCTGCGCTTTACCCGCGCCGACGAGCAGCCGCATGCCGGCGACTTCGAAACCTCGACCGCCGGTTATTTCCTGCTCAATGTGGGCACTAACTATAGAATCAAAGCCTATAAGGACGCCGAATTGATGTTGTTCGCCAAAGGCAGCAATTTGCTCGATCAAAATATTCGCAATTCGACCTCTTATCTGCGCAATTTTGCGCCGGAAGCCGGGCGTGGAGCGGAAGTGGGCTTTAGATTGAGTTATTAA
- a CDS encoding CobW family GTP-binding protein: MNSPAQIPVIILSGFLGSGKTTLLNRLLSHAPRSAVVINEFGAVPVDQQLLRQYNVPLSTLSGGCLCCQVHGALTPLLKNLRMAWQSQTQKPFDRVLIETSGIANPEPVLDTLLRERWLSSRYRLDGVIVTVSAAAGADVLNRFPEAQAQIAWADTLIITHTDLAEDQQTDSLIALLNRLAPAASKIQAVHGDINPAALLAFPKQNRYRLKTNTPIPEHGFSSTTLQLDHPVSWPRLKAVLENLLDRHAGQLLRLKGVVYSTEHEAPVCVQGSAGWLYPPTLLPTRTSDDGRSRLVFITDGEIQGLAETVKSALVTSI, from the coding sequence ATGAATTCGCCTGCGCAAATTCCCGTCATCATCTTAAGCGGCTTTCTCGGCAGCGGCAAAACTACCTTGCTGAACCGCCTGCTAAGCCATGCGCCGCGCTCGGCTGTCGTAATCAATGAATTCGGTGCCGTACCTGTCGATCAGCAATTGCTCAGGCAATACAACGTGCCCTTGAGCACTTTATCGGGCGGCTGTCTGTGCTGTCAGGTACATGGGGCTTTAACGCCACTGCTGAAAAACCTGCGTATGGCCTGGCAATCGCAAACCCAGAAGCCGTTCGACCGCGTGCTGATCGAGACCAGCGGCATCGCCAACCCGGAACCGGTGCTGGACACTTTGTTAAGAGAGCGCTGGCTGTCATCGCGCTATCGATTGGATGGCGTGATCGTGACGGTTTCAGCCGCTGCCGGCGCGGATGTCCTGAACCGCTTTCCCGAAGCCCAGGCCCAGATTGCCTGGGCCGATACCTTGATCATTACGCATACAGATCTGGCGGAAGATCAGCAAACCGACAGCCTGATAGCGCTGTTGAATCGTCTGGCGCCGGCAGCATCAAAAATTCAGGCCGTGCACGGCGACATTAATCCCGCCGCTTTACTTGCGTTCCCGAAACAAAACCGCTATCGATTGAAAACCAATACGCCGATACCGGAACACGGCTTTAGTAGCACAACGCTGCAACTCGACCATCCTGTTTCCTGGCCTCGCTTAAAAGCCGTGCTGGAAAACCTGCTAGACCGGCATGCTGGCCAGTTGCTGCGCCTGAAGGGCGTGGTTTACAGCACCGAGCATGAAGCTCCGGTATGCGTGCAAGGATCGGCCGGCTGGCTTTATCCGCCGACACTGTTGCCTACCAGAACATCGGATGATGGCCGCAGCCGGCTGGTGTTTATTACCGACGGCGAAATACAAGGCCTGGCTGAAACTGTAAAGTCAGCTCTGGTTACTTCCATTTGA